The Pristiophorus japonicus isolate sPriJap1 chromosome 31, sPriJap1.hap1, whole genome shotgun sequence genome has a segment encoding these proteins:
- the LOC139240359 gene encoding C3a anaphylatoxin chemotactic receptor-like, whose amino-acid sequence MEPEDLQLTNSSEVPHNVPATRNDSSISRAMQVSSIVIYVVTCILGVLGNGLVIWATGFKLKRTACTVWLLSLAMADFTISLVLPLSITELALGHHWPFGWLLCKLHFWMLPLCEHASIFTLVAISVDRCFSLVLPIWSRNHCGPRLAALLSLGGNRTLCDTIFIPEAWYQAQILSFFFSAFLLPFLVIAASYTIIGLRLRWGRLVPSGGKPFRVMAAIILAFLLCWTPYNICSILVLLQPRSEPLPLALTVGMWLSYSLAYFNSCINPVLYVFMWQDFRDLLKKSLQRVNNQGESMQSNL is encoded by the exons ATGGAGCCCGAGGATCTTCAGCTGACCAACTCCAGCGAGGTTCCGCACAATGTCCCGGCGACTAGGAACGACTCCAGCATTAGTCGAGCGATGCAAGTCAGCTCTATTGTGATCTATGTCGTCACCTGCATCCTGGGCGTGTTGGGCAATGGGCTGGTCATCTGGGCCACCGGCTTCAAGCTGAAGAGAACGGCCTGCACCGTCTGGTTGCTGAGCCTCGCCATGGCCGACTTCACCATCTCTCTTGTGCTCCCGCTCTCCATCACCGAACTTGCCCTGGGCCACCACTGGCCCTTCGGCTGGCTGCTCTGCAAGCTTCACTTCTGGATGCTGCCCCTCTGTGAGCACGCCAGCATCTTCACGCTGGTTGCCATCAGCGTGGACCGCTGCTTCTCGTTGGTGCTGCCCATCTGGTCCCGGAACCACTGCGGCCCACGGCTGGCCGCCCTGCTCAGCCTGGGG GGCAACCGCACGCTGTGCGACACCATATTCATTCCTGAAGCCTGGTACCAAGCGCAGATCCTCAGCTTCTTCTTCAGTGCATTCCTCCTCCCATTCCTGGTCATCGCTGCCAGCTACACCATCATCGGGCTGAGGCTGAGGTGGGGCCGCTTGGTTCCCAGCGGCGGCAAGCCATTCAGGGTCATGGCCGCCATCATCCTGGCCTTCCTCCTGTGCTGGACGCCCTACAACATCTGTTCTATCCTCGTCCTGCTCCAGCCACGCAGCGAGCCATTGCCCCTGGCGCTGACCGTGGGCATGTGGCTCAGCTACAGCCTGGCCTACTTCAACAGCTGCATCAACCCCGTCCTCTACGTCTTCATGTGGCAGGACTTCAGGGACTTGCTCAAGAAGTCGCTTcaacgggtcaacaaccagggggaatcaatgcaaagtaatttgtag